DNA from Krasilnikovia cinnamomea:
GATGTCCCACCCCAGCCGTGACTGTTAGTGCAGCTCAGAGGGCCTGTGAGAGGTCTTTCTCCCGCTTGACAGGAGCCCATTGAAGTGCCCCTCTCACGCTGAGTAACCACACCGTGACCACTCAACTCAGCGAGTCGTATATTTCCGATCTGGCGCCTTTGCGAGGTCAAGCGTATCGCTCGCTCCCGGAACCACCCGCTACTAGCGATCCGCGTCACGTTACGGCAGGCTGAACCCAGGTCCCCATCGACGCGATTTTGGTCGGCAAGGGGGGAGGGTGAGTTGTGGGCAGCTTCAAGGACAATGGCAACGAGTGGCCACCTGATGGCGCCTCCCCGGACGGCCTGCCCGACCTGCCGGAGGAGTGGGGCCTCATCGTCATCCCGGACGACCTGTCCGAACTCGCCGACGAGGTCGCGGCGATCCAGGCCGAACTCCACGTCCTGCCCCCGCAGACCCCCTGGCAGCGCTTCACCAGCCGTCCCGTGGTCCGCGGCCTGCGCCGCGTCGCGGCGGCCGGCCGGCACGCTCCCGTACTGATCATCTCCATGGCGGTGCTGGTCACCGTCGCCAGCCTGTTCGCCTCGGCCTGGCCCGGTCCGGGCCGGGCGCCCGCGACCCAGCGCACCGCCGGGGCCGGCACCCACACCAGCCCGCAGACCGCCACCGGCGAGGGTGACGCGCTGCCCGCGCTGGAACTGATCGGTACGGACGGCAACACCGTGCCCCTGCGCGCACGACTGCCCGCCGTCCTGCTGCTCACCGACGGGTGTGACTGCGCGCGGCTGGTCGCCGACACCGCCGCGGCCCGCCCCGACCTCCCGGTCCTCACAGTCACTACGGGTACCCAGCCAGGCGCCGCTCTACCGCCGGCCGCCGCCCCGGCCGCGCCGCCGGCCGGTGCCGCGCCGCGCGCCAACGGCCCGTCCGTACGCGAGCTGCGGGATCCGACCGGGGAACTGCGCAGCAGCCTCGCCCTCGCCGCACCCGACGGCCGGGCGGCCGCCGTGCTCGTCGACGACGCCGGCAAGATCGTCCGCAAGCTGGAGGGCACCTCCTCGGTCGACGACCTCAAGAACGACCTCGCCGCGCTCTGACACCCGGCAGGCGTCAGCACGCCGGGGTGGCTCAGGCGACCGCCTGGGTCAGGCGCCAGCGGAACACCGCCGAACTGTCCGTCTCCGCCGTCATCAACATGAAGAACTCGTGCGCCAGGGCCACGCTGAGCGTCACCGGGTCGGGCCGGTCCGCACACGGCACCGCGCGACCGGTGTCGTTGCCGGAGGTGCTGAGCCGCACCCGGACCTGCCCCTGCCCGGCACACACCATCGTCAGCGTGAACGTGCCGCCCGCCACGGCCGCCTCCCGCCGCGCGGTCCTGCCCGGGGGCAGCACCAGGGTGTCCGCCTGGACCTGCGGCGTCGCGTCCGGCACCAGGCGCGTCACGACGTCCTGCCAGCCCGCCACCCGGGGATCGGCGTCGGCGTGGGGGGCCGCGCGGACCCACCACACGGCACCGGCGACGAGCAGCGCCACGGCGAGGGCGTACAGCTGCACGCCACGGGCCCGGTCGCCGGTCATCACGACCGGGTCTCGCCGCAGATTTTCATCAGGTGACCTTATGTCGTTCGAGCAGCGCCACGTACAGGGTCAGTCCGGGGCCGAAGGCCAGCATCAGCACGCGCGGCGGGGGTTCGGCCCGGCGGCGCAGCGCGTCCAGCACCAGCAGCACGGTCGGTGAGGAGCAGTTCCCGTACGTGGCCAGCACGTCGCGCGACGCGGCGAGGTCGGCGTCGGAGAGCTCCAGCCGGTCCTGCACCACGTCGAGGATCTTGGGGCCACCCGGGTGCACCGCCCAGCCGGGCACGTCGCCGACCGTGAGGCCGCGCCGGGCCAGCACGTCGTCGACCAGGCCCCGGACGTGCAACGACAGCACCTGCGGCACCCGGGCGGACAGGCCCATGCGAAAGCCCAGGTCCGTGACGTCCCAGGTCATGTGGTCGGCGGTGGTCGCGTCCGTCACGGCGGCCACCTCGGTCACCGCGTACCCGGACCGGCCGTCACCCGGGGTGAGCACGACGGCGGCCGCCGCGTCCGAGAACAGCGCGTGCGAGACGATCTGCTGCATGTCCGCCCGGGTCTCCGCGGGCTGCAGGTGCAGGCTGGTCAGCTCGGCGCAGAGCAGCAGCGCGGGGCGGCCACGGGCCACCACGAAGTCGGCCACCGAGCCCAGGCCCGGCAGCGCCGCGTAACAACCCATGTGGCCCACGAACAGGCGCTGGACGTGCGGCGACATGCCCGTGTCCCGGGCCAGCAGGATGTCCAGGCCGGGGGTGGCGTAGCCGGTGCACGAGCAGACCGCGAACAGGCCCAGCTCCTCGGCGCCCACCCCGGCGTCGGTCAGCGCCCGGCCGACCGCCTCCTTGCCCAACGGCACGGCCTCGACCTGATAGCGGCGCATCCGCCGCTCCGTGGACCAGTCGGACACGTCCTCCAGCAGCGGGCTCACCGCGGCCTGCCGGGTACGCACCCCGGAGTTGGCGAAGATCCGCTGGGCCAGCCCACGGCGGCCGCCGTGGTAGCGCTCGGCGAAGTAGCCCTCCCACAGCTCGTCCTGCACGGCGGACGGCGGCAGCGCCGTGCCGAGTCCGGCGATCGTTGCGCTCCGGTTCACCTGTCTGCCTCCCCAGGCTGACGTCCCCGCCCTGACCTACCCATCGCCGGCCGCCACTCACCAGCGCGGCGCACTGCCGTCGGTGTCCGGATCACCCCCGATCGCGTCGACGCCGAGCCAGTCCGCGCACACATCCGACGTCGCGGGCTGCAGCGAGCCCGCGCGGGCGTCCCGGTACAGGCGCTCCAGGGGATGTCCGCGGCGCATCGCCGAGGTGCCCGCCGCCTCGAGCATCGACGCCGCCACGTCGGCCGCCGTCGTCCCCGCGATGAGCTTCGCCCGCCACACCCACCGGTTGGTCTCGGCGTCGCCCGGCGCCTCGTCGACCCGGCGGGCCGCCTCCATGACGGCCAGGTGGGCGGCGGCCACGGCCGCGTCCGCCCGGCCGATCCGGGCCCGTACGGCCGGCAGGTGCCCGAGCTTGCGCTCCGTCACGTGGGTCACCGCGGCGTCCACGGCCGCCCGGGCCACCCCCACGTACACCGCCGCGTAGCTGGCCACCATCCAGTGCGGGGCGAGCTGCGCCACCACCAGGGCCAGCCCCTCCACCCCGCCGAGCAGCGCCCCTTCCGGCACGGTCACGTCGACGTGCAGGTCGTGGGAACCGGTCGCGCGCATCCCCAGCGCGTCCCAGGTCGGCTCGACCCGCAGCCCGTCGCCCGCGGGCACCAGGAACTGCGACACCTGCGCCGGGTCGGCCGCGCTGCGGGCCGCGATCAGGTACGCGTCGGCGTGGCCCGCGCCGGAACAGAACGTCTTGGCGCCGGTGATGCGGAAGCCGCCGCCGGCCCGGGTGTAGGTGGTGCTCAGTTGGGAGAGCCGGGAGCCGGCGCCGCGTTCGCTCATCGCGACCGCGTACCAGCTGCCCAGGGCGGCGGCGGCGAGGTGGTCGTCGCGGGCCCGCAGCGCTTCCGGTGGCAGGCCCAGCGCGTCGGCGAGGTCGTCGGTGACCCCGGCGAGGGCGCCGGTCACCGAGGCGTGCATGTTGAAGATCAACGCGGTGGCGCCGTTGCCCCGGGCCAGCTCGTACGCGACCGCCGCGTAGTCCGCGAAGCCCGCCCCGGCGCCGCCGAGCCGGGCCGGGACCATCAGGCCGAACAGGCCCGCGCGCCGCAGGTCGGCGAAGTCGTCCGCCGGGAACGAGCCGTCCCGGTCATGCCGCGCTGCCCGGGCGGCGAACCGGGGCGCCAGCCGTCGCGCCTCGTCGATCATCACGCCGCTCCCGTCTTGGTTCCACGCCCCTGGAAGAGCGCCTTGGTTCCACGACCCTGGAAGAGCACGGCCGTCGACCAGGTGGGCACGATCCGTCCCAGCGGGGCCCCGGCGTCGCGCCCCGCGCGGGCGCCGAGCCAGCGCAGCAGGCCGGTGGTGGTGGGCCGTACCCCGCGGACCCACAGCCGCACGCCGTGGCGGGCGAACTCGCCGGTCAGCACACCGGGGTCCACGAACAGGGCCGGGTCGTGAATGCCGGGCGGCGCGACACCCAGCCACTCACCCAGGGTCACGATGACGAGCCGGGCCAGCGCGGTGTCGTTGACCGTGTCCAGCACGACCAGCCCGCCGGGCCGCAGTACCCGGGACAGCTCCGCCACGGTCGCGCCCAGGTCGGTGACGTGTTCGAGGATCTCGCCGGCCACCACCACGTCGGCGCACCCGGTGGCCAGCGGCAGCGCGGTCACGTCACCGGCCAGCGGGGTGACGCCGTGGGTCGCGGCCTGGGCCAGCCCGCTCCGGCGC
Protein-coding regions in this window:
- a CDS encoding DUF6023 family protein — translated: MTGDRARGVQLYALAVALLVAGAVWWVRAAPHADADPRVAGWQDVVTRLVPDATPQVQADTLVLPPGRTARREAAVAGGTFTLTMVCAGQGQVRVRLSTSGNDTGRAVPCADRPDPVTLSVALAHEFFMLMTAETDSSAVFRWRLTQAVA
- a CDS encoding type III polyketide synthase, with product MNRSATIAGLGTALPPSAVQDELWEGYFAERYHGGRRGLAQRIFANSGVRTRQAAVSPLLEDVSDWSTERRMRRYQVEAVPLGKEAVGRALTDAGVGAEELGLFAVCSCTGYATPGLDILLARDTGMSPHVQRLFVGHMGCYAALPGLGSVADFVVARGRPALLLCAELTSLHLQPAETRADMQQIVSHALFSDAAAAVVLTPGDGRSGYAVTEVAAVTDATTADHMTWDVTDLGFRMGLSARVPQVLSLHVRGLVDDVLARRGLTVGDVPGWAVHPGGPKILDVVQDRLELSDADLAASRDVLATYGNCSSPTVLLVLDALRRRAEPPPRVLMLAFGPGLTLYVALLERHKVT
- a CDS encoding acyl-CoA dehydrogenase family protein; protein product: MIDEARRLAPRFAARAARHDRDGSFPADDFADLRRAGLFGLMVPARLGGAGAGFADYAAVAYELARGNGATALIFNMHASVTGALAGVTDDLADALGLPPEALRARDDHLAAAALGSWYAVAMSERGAGSRLSQLSTTYTRAGGGFRITGAKTFCSGAGHADAYLIAARSAADPAQVSQFLVPAGDGLRVEPTWDALGMRATGSHDLHVDVTVPEGALLGGVEGLALVVAQLAPHWMVASYAAVYVGVARAAVDAAVTHVTERKLGHLPAVRARIGRADAAVAAAHLAVMEAARRVDEAPGDAETNRWVWRAKLIAGTTAADVAASMLEAAGTSAMRRGHPLERLYRDARAGSLQPATSDVCADWLGVDAIGGDPDTDGSAPRW
- a CDS encoding methyltransferase domain-containing protein, giving the protein MRSIERNDPRQYDELACEWWRPGGDFEILHWLAAARAALVPPAARPGAVLLDAGCGGGLLAPHVRGLGYRHVGVDLRRSGLAQAATHGVTPLAGDVTALPLATGCADVVVAGEILEHVTDLGATVAELSRVLRPGGLVVLDTVNDTALARLVIVTLGEWLGVAPPGIHDPALFVDPGVLTGEFARHGVRLWVRGVRPTTTGLLRWLGARAGRDAGAPLGRIVPTWSTAVLFQGRGTKALFQGRGTKTGAA